ATGTAGCCCCATAAAACAAGCATTGCCCAGAACACGCGATGCGCGACGACAGTGAAGACCGGTATCTCGTTCAATGCGAGACGGATCGACAGGAAAGAGCCGCCCCAGATCAGGGCCAGCAATCCCAATTCGCTCCAGGCGCGGGTAGACATCGATTTTTGAGCAAGTCTCATGCCGACCAGTAACCGAACTCCGCTACCATTCGCGACCCGATTATTGCGGTTAAACGAAAAGCGCCCGGCCGATGAGGGCCGGGCGCTGAAAAGCTTTATCTTGGGAAAAGCTTAGTAGCTGTAGCCGACTTTGATGCCAACAGCGATTGCTTTGTTGTCAGTGAAGTTGGAGGCCGCAGCACCGCCACCCAAAGTGGTCTGTGCGTTGCCGATTTTGATGTAGCGAACGCCGCCAGTGACTTTGACGCCGCCGTTGGTGTAAGTGCCACCAAGGCCAATGCTGATGTTGCCGTCAGTTGGGCCAAGGTTGGAGGAGAACCCGCCGTTGGATTTTTCATAGCCGAGCGAAACCGCGCCGGACCAGTTCTCGTTAAAGCGACGACCGACACCGATGTTGTAGGTGATTACGTCATCCGCGTAGGACACGAGTGCGCTGCCGGCTGTCGCAAGTCCGTAGCCTGTTGGAGCAATGCGGAAGTCGCTCCAGTCAACCCAGCGAATGGAGCCGAACAGCAACGTGTCGGCAGCGATCCCCGTTTGAAAATCCAAGTTGAGTGACTGAGGTGTGTCCACATTAGTCGTGCTCGTAAGCGCCAAGGGACCAGCTTCTACAGTCGAAAGTGCGTGCGAGATTTCCGAGGAGTATGTCAGAGCGACGCGCAGTGCGATGTCCGGGCGTTCGTAAGCCGCACCAAGGACATAACCGACGCCGTAGTCTTTCGCAGCCGAAGCAGTGTAGCCAGCAACGAACGGGATTGATGCCACGGCTTCAAGTGACTGGTAGCGGATACCGCCATGAACCGACCAGTTATCGTCAAACTTGTAGCGCACCAAACCGGTCAACGCTGTGGCTTCCAGCGTCGCTGTCGCAGTTTGCGCGAAATACGCAGGAATCGCGGTCGCAGCAGGGTAGGCGACAT
Above is a window of Litoreibacter janthinus DNA encoding:
- a CDS encoding OmpP1/FadL family transporter; translation: MKKFVSAAAMLAATTSLASAGGIDRSGQGIGLIFEQGNYAELSYGSVSPSVSGTATAGFGGAASGDMAPNYTLLGLGYKYEFNDKLSFSLIYDQPFGADVAYPAATAIPAYFAQTATATLEATALTGLVRYKFDDNWSVHGGIRYQSLEAVASIPFVAGYTASAAKDYGVGYVLGAAYERPDIALRVALTYSSEISHALSTVEAGPLALTSTTNVDTPQSLNLDFQTGIAADTLLFGSIRWVDWSDFRIAPTGYGLATAGSALVSYADDVITYNIGVGRRFNENWSGAVSLGYEKSNGGFSSNLGPTDGNISIGLGGTYTNGGVKVTGGVRYIKIGNAQTTLGGGAAASNFTDNKAIAVGIKVGYSY